Within the Paramormyrops kingsleyae isolate MSU_618 chromosome 2, PKINGS_0.4, whole genome shotgun sequence genome, the region CATTTGCCAGCAGGGTTTAAATTATTAATGACATTTGTAATACAGTAATACCCAAAGCCCCAGCTGAAGATACCTGTGGGCCTCAGTCATAAGGCATATCCTCAGCAGTAAAGCAGTCTTTGGTGAGTCTAACCAACCGGCAATACTGGGGAGCACAACAATAGCAGACATGAAAACTTGgccaaaatattcattttgttttgcaGCTGGTTTGTTGTGTCCTGTATTGATGGGGAAGGGAGCTTTTTCACAGCACAGAAGAATGACTACATACATCAAtgatgcaaacacacacacacgtactgctggatatacacacacatacacacatgtaaACACGATACGATAAGATACGTATCAAGTATGAAGGCGACACGGAGCAGATTTCaggaagacacagacacacacaggcatccGAACATGAGGGTGAAACCAGGCCTTTGAGTGTAACAGTGACCCAAATAATGCACCATCTGACAAAAGACAGGCAGCTAGAGCAGAACTTGTTTGGCTGAGTTTGGCAGGGCGCTATATATGTCCACGATGCAGTCAGAAAGCTGAGGGCACGTGTGGATCGCCGGCCGGCCGGCCGCTGCTGAGGGCACGTGTGGATCGCCGGCCGGCCGGCCGGCCGCTGCTGAGGGCACGTGTGGATCACTGACTGGCACAGGTGTAAGAAAGAAAGGACCCAGCAGATTGACACACTGCAAAGCTGAGCTACCGGCTCAGGGCAGCACTGGGCCCCCCTCTGCGTCCTGCCGGTGAGCAGGGGTGCCGTCTGGGGGAAGCCTGGCTGCCGGTCTGGGGGGATGTCCTGCCTCGTGGAGCAGCAGCGCCGGCTCACGCAAAAACACCAGCAGCACGGTGATGTTGTCGCTGGAGCCTGCCGCCTTGGCCTGCGCCACCAGTTGTTGGGCGACGGCATCGACCTCACCTGCACCCTCCAACAGCGCATCGTGCACCAGCCCTGGCACATCAGCCGGCCGTACTGTGTCGAAGAAGCCGTCGCACGCCAGCAACACGTAGTCCTCCTGCCCATCCAACTGCAGCGAGGCGCAGTCCGCATCACCGGAAATGTACGGCTTCTGATCAAAGTCACCTGGCGCACAGGACACGGGTTTGAAGAGGAACTGCTATCAATTTGCTAGCAACCTTCAATCTACTTAAGCCTGGACTGCATTagcaaaaacaaatgtttcTCTGGCTAAAACTATCTGCTACAGAAATTACAATTAAGAAAGATGAATTACGATAAgcgacaggaaacaggaagtgaggagGTTATAGGCTCAGGTTGCCATGTCTTACAGTTGTCATGGAGCTGTGGAGAAAATggtgttttgacattttaaGAGCACGTCACAGTCCTAAGCCTGGTGGTGTGCAGGGATGGATGGTATCCCATGGCAACATCGCTGGAGTCACTCACCAATTGCCCGAGAAACAGCATAAGTGCCATTGACTCTCCAGCACCCCATGAAAGTGATGCATCCTCCCAGGTCTTCGATCCTTTGCTTCTCATCCTTGGGGAGGGGAGTCAGCATTTAACAGCTGCATTCCTTCCTCAGTTTGACAGATATCCACAGTGTTTATCCCGCCTCCATCTACACAGCATTCAAACCCACAATTGCAGTGCAGATGTACATTGCGCATAATCAATAGCCTAGAGAGGGCTCTATGTGACGAGTATGCAGGGCTTTCAAAAAAAGCTGTGGGTGAGACAAACCAACAGCAGGAAACTAAATCAAAAGATAAACAGGTGCTGGAAGAGTCCTGTGGCCCGATAGAAGTTGGACATCAAAGTGGGGAGCTAGGAAACTACACGAATGCGCCCATCCTCCTCTTGAATGTGGCCATTGAGGTGCTTACCTCGCGCTCTGGCTTGTGGGGGTCCATGAGCGTGACCGGGTCACCCTGCCGCACCAGCATAGCCTGGGAGTCCCCTAGCCAGGCCACGTGCAGCCAATCACCCGCCAGGAGCACTGCCACACCCGTGCTGCCGCTGCGCAGGCGCTGCAGAAATTGCACGTGtatgcacacacgcacgcgcacacacacacacacacacacacacatacacgcaacCACACATTAAAGATTACAGCAAAAACAAGAGAAACCCAGATGCTTCACCAAAAGAGAAACTTTTACAGTTTAAATAAACGTGCAAATGTTAAagtttgacctctgacctctctaGTAGCTTTCTCCTTGAACATGTCATCTGTGCAGCTGAAGGAGTTCCTGAGGGCCTCAGTGGGGTTGCTTGCTAGCGCCTCATGCTGGCCCAGCAGCACATGCAGGTGGGT harbors:
- the ppm1f gene encoding LOW QUALITY PROTEIN: protein phosphatase 1F (The sequence of the model RefSeq protein was modified relative to this genomic sequence to represent the inferred CDS: inserted 3 bases in 2 codons), whose protein sequence is MGTEAASTERFLREFVEEFPEPLSPEDPLPLTPTSGRIGVGEVRGESLDWAQRLLAARKAPPLLTALLCHTAVTELLKSDLTSCHCTTDPEQEPILLQSSSVQRXLFSKLWEVVFSWHQXPPALPSGPSRFLLCSTHAIRNMRRKMEDRHVALSEFNQMFGIQDGVDRGYYAVFDGHGGVDAATFAATHLHVLLGQHEALASNPTEALRNSFSCTDDMFKEKATRERLRSGSTGVAVLLAGDWLHVAWLGDSQAMLVRQGDPVTLMDPHKPEREDEKQRIEDLGGCITFMGCWRVNGTYAVSRAIGDFDQKPYISGDADCASLQLDGQEDYVLLACDGFFDTVRPADVPGLVHDALLEGAGEVDAVAQQLVAQAKAAGSSDNITVLLVFLREPALLLHEAGHPPRPAARLPPDGTPAHRQDAEGGPVLP